DNA sequence from the Sceloporus undulatus isolate JIND9_A2432 ecotype Alabama chromosome 4, SceUnd_v1.1, whole genome shotgun sequence genome:
gctgggaaaagaaaaaaaatgatacaTTAGAAGTGGCTTGGGCTGATGAGCAGATTCGTGGAGAAGGAAGTATGTGCTGCAAATACAAGGTTTTCCTTGTGGAAAGCTGTACCTCagtatggggggaggggggggaggatgaGGAGTAAGACCCAGGAAGACAGCATGATTTGAATTGCTGACAAATGGAATGAAGACTTTTGTAATAGGTGAATTGTTTGGGCTCTAAATAGATAGTTTAACTGGGGGGAAAATATCTTCAGTCCTGATAACTCTGTACTGTGGTCAGCTCTTTTTACTGAATATTGGTAATTTACATAGTTTCACTTTTTGCTCTGGCAGGAATGAAAATTTGGGCAAATATTGTGGTTGATGGCTCTGGGGATTCTCCTATCTAATTACCACTGAAAGGCTCAGCTAGCCTAATAGCTTTCTCTGGCTGatgccacacagcagaattaatgcatcttCACattgttttaactaccatggttccatcctacagaatcctgggatttgtacttttctgaggcaccagcataCTCTGCAGGAAAGGCTAAAGgccttctaaaactacaaatcccaggattccatagggtggagctatagcacttaaagtggtgtcaaactgaattatttctacagcataagAACCTGCTTTATACTGAATCAGCCTCTGGTCCTGATTGACAGTGCTTCCGATGTTTCAGGCAGGACTCTTTTCTAGTCCTGCCTGGAGATGCCTGATATTCCTTGATGGACTTCCAACCAGTAACCGGGCCCAACCCTACCTTGCTTCCAAACTCCAGTGGGGTTGGATGTGTTCCACATGGCATAGTATGAATAATCTTTGAAGGCTTCTgatgtgttttttcttctttatcattTAAAGGCTTTTCCCCAGAATTCTGCCACCAACGTTACTACCACCATGTCCCCCTCTTCAATCTCTTCTGTGACGGAAGCCTACACGCGAACACAGTACTGTAAGTGGCCATGTGAGTGCCCAAAGACAGACCCTCTGTGCCCAGCTGGAATCAGCCTGCTCACCGACGGTTGTGAATGCTGTAAAATGTGTGCCAAGCAAATCAGGGAGAACTGCACTGAAGCTGACATCTGTGATGTCCACAGGGGGCTGTACTGTGACTACAGCAGGGACAGACCTAGGTACGAAATAGGAGTGTGTGCACGTAAGTGAAGTACCTATATTTTTGACCTAGATACAGAACATTGGAAACTTCCATCTCTCTGACCGTGGGCTtctatatgtttttaatctgtgctagttttaatattttgtaagttgccttgattCCCATTATTGGAATCAAGATAAATAGATATGATCACCACCACAACAAGAATGACACCATGCAGCAAGGCTGAGGAGCCAGAACAATAGGTGTCCTGGCTTGGAGATTCTGGAAAATGTCATGCAAGCAAGAAACTTGACCAAGTTCTATGTTGGAGGGTTAGGAACATGCAACTCcatgactgttttttttttttttgctcctgcCTGGTCATATTaatccaaaaataatatttttgcttcAAAATGCTCCAATGATCATAAGGGAGTAATTTTACCACATTTAGGCCCAAtagatgacattttaaaaaataggcatTGGTCCAGAAGTAGAATATTACAGGTCATCCAGTGCGATATTGGGGAACATTTGAGGGCCAATGTTTTCAGCTTTTTAAGGGGTTGGTTGGTTTTAGGgatagaagaaaaaaatatattcccATCTTCAGATATTCTGAAGAGTGGTTCCAGAAGGTAATTGACTGCTAACATTACCAATGTCATGTACCAAGGCTCCTAAGAATGTCAGTTGAATCTTCTGGAAACACAGGTGACAGGACAGTGCTGTCTGCATCTGGGGGAACAGATTCTGCTTAGAGAATGCAGAGTAGGACATATGACATTAGCAGAGCTCTAACCATTCACCTCTACTAGCATAGTAGCAGGGAAAGCCATGGATGCTCTTAAAGTGCCTTTACTGGAGGCCTTTCAGCTGTTTGGGTGATTCTTCCATTTGGCCCCCCAGGAGATCTAATGAGAATTCAagaatgaaacaacaacaacaacaacaataataaatttgtatcccgcttctccaGATGATGGAAGTGGCTAACACTAAAAGCATCTCTAAAATACAACAATCGCTTGCTACCATTCtatcccaaaccctccctaaccctcccacccacaataaaatacaattaaattattaagcagttattaaaacaattattaaaattacAAGGCAGAGGTAGTTAGGGAAGTTGTTCAATGTTATGTTAAGATATGGGCTTACTAATAACATACAGCCTAGTGCTACTGTGAACCATTCAAAGCAAGCGTTAGATAGAGGAAGATGGGAAACCATGTGTATGTCTATGATCTTTTCTGATGGAAACTGAACACAGATAGTTGTTTCCAGGAGTTAGCAAAAGGTGAAGTAGTTCTAACAGCTGTGAAGGAGATAATTTTTGATATTCCTTCTGAAAACAAAAAAGACCTCTACAAATCTGGAAGACTGTTAAAACAGGATAAGATGCTCAAGCAGGTGATGGCTTTGCACCTCCAGGCAATATTAGGTGATGGTTGAGATCTTACATTGAGGAGGTAGAGAAAAACTTTATGCTCGTGGAGTCACCCAACCATTTTGCAACACTTTCATGTTGGTGAATGACTATCTCACAGGCCAATGAGAATCAGTGTGCAAGCATGTGCAGTGGTACAACATACATAACTCCACTTCTGCAACCTAAAACTGAATGCACAGGTTCTGCACTAGataaaatgtccaaccacttctgtAAGGGAACATATGCATGCTTAAGTAGATAGGGGAAATTCCACCCAATGTTGactttgttgtgttccttcaagtcatttccaactatactaagtggagagccagcgtggcatagtgagcattggactgtgactctggagaccagggtacgaccccctgcttggctatgaaacctacatggatgagtcacatgctctcatcctcaagggaaggcaataacaaatatcctcttaacaaatcttgccaagaaaaccccatgatagcttcccttagggttgccatatgttggaaacaacttgaaagcacacaacacatgcaactgcattaattctgttgtGCAGATGTAGCCTTTGATGACTTTTTAGCAACTTGTGTTTGCCGAGGTTTCTAATTTCTCATGAAAATTGTTCCCTTGTTTCAAATATGTATTAAATTGCGCAGttattttgcttgcttttttcctgtctttgactatttctaagAAACTGATTGACTAATATCAATTATATTTACACTCCAGCTTCCTGTGAACAAAACagcactcaaggtggctaacgataatttattttataaccccacacatttaaaatgaattaaaaacagattgaaaGCAAATTTAATACTGAGTGGACAATAAAACCACTAAAATTATAACATGAATCAAACAATTAAAGGAAACAATAGTCATCAGAGCTGATTGATAATATACTTACAATTTAACATTCAAGAAGTTGATTGGGGAGGGTGATGAGAGGGATACTTTAGTTGTGTTTTAGTGTTTTTTcctgtgtatttttctttcttttcttttttctttctttctactctcCTTGTGGTAACTTCTATTACTTTTTTCTGTAATAATTaaactttaataaaaattaatttaacatttaaaatactaTAATGTCATCATGACTATAATGATGGAGCTCCATTGTTATGGCTGATAATGTTCCACCAAAATCTACCTTCATTGGGTGACATTGCCTTGACCAAAGCATTTCTAAGGCACCAGGGATCAGAGCACGGGGGTGCTCTGCAGCCCTCTCCTAGTTGAGGATGCCTTGGGGTCTTGCCACAACTGTTTGTTTCAAGGCACCCCCAATCTAGGAGCGCAGTGTGGACATCATTTCCCAGCACTCTGATCTCCAGTACCTAAGAAATGCTTCTTTGCATTTGTCCCCCAATGACTGTTGCTAAAGCCAAACTTAGCTCATCACTATACCCACATCTCTTGCATTTCCATAATTATTCATACAGTCTaattataaaagtccttcctgggcatAATTTTACTCCATGTGTAATAATTTATTTAGTTAAGCCCAATGCAGACTGCCGGAAAGCGTcagtctggggccgattttagggctcaggattgCGGAGTgaccgcatgctcctgagccctacctaCAGGCGCCATCATGGCActgccccatccacatgggggctgctaTCATGGAGCAAGCACAGCACAGCGTCTGCATGTCATggcaccacacttgcatcatcGACGCACAACAGTGCAAGACAGTGCACTCATGGCATCCGGgcatgcaccaaaaagaacccgcttgtagcacttttgggacTAACTATATAGAAAAAGCAGGTAAATAACTAAGgggcttttagcaggttctttttggtgtggagggaggcaACATGGTTTGGCGGTCTGTCGAGTCCCTTAGTTATTTACCTGCTTCTTCTATATAGTTAgtcccaaaagtgctacaaaatccccttgcatactgatattccagactaacacagctacgtATCAAAAAAAGAACATACAGTAGGCCTTACACATTttctgaggttaggggcacaggacccccatgaaagtggggaaaatgcaaataaaaacccactatttatttattacctgaatgaacacatctctaggaatctctatgtcctccagcataaATCCACTGGAAGTTGATTATAGAATCGTGtcggaagacctacaaatgcctagagaagtgttctctctctaGGAGGCCCTAGGTCCTCTAGCAGAACTTCCAATGGCAGTTGGCTACAGAATCATGccaaggacctagagattcctagagaaaacacaacCAAATCCTTGAATAAGCAAAAGTCAAGCcgcaaatgtagagggctgacACACTAAACAGGAAACACAGGCTTCCAACAACTATGGCTCTTTTACATTATTTATCTAACTCCCATTTactggttttaatattttgtaggCTATCTCAGGTCCCATTATTTGAGAAAAGACAGAATGTAAATaactaccttgaatcccattttgggaggaagacTGGATAtcaatccaataaataaataaaaacaaaaatagtattGTCACTACCACAACAATAATGAGTATGCTGGgacttggggattctggaagatgtagtaTAAGCAAGGAACATTTCCAAGATGTTTATTGAACAGTCAGCTGCCAGTCCTTTCAGGAGAGATGTCACCTTATCCTTTTCCTTAGCGAGCAAGATTTCTTTGGTCTGGCCTTGGTTAAGTGGGCATGTTATCAGCTTGAGCTTTCACTGAACACCAGCCAAATCTTTGTGCCCTTTCATATCCATCTTTTCCTACCCCTTCTGTAGAAATTGTCGGTGTGGGCTGTGTCCTCAATGGCATCAGGTACAAGAATGGTGAATCGTTCCAGCCCAATTGCAAATACAACTGCACTTGCATCAATGGTGCAGTGGGCTGCATCCCACTATGTACGGACTTCAAGCCACCCCTTGTCTGGTGTCCCCATCCTCGGCAGATTAAGATGACAGGCCAGTGCTGTGAACAGTGGGTCTGCGACGACACAAAGAAAATCAGGAAGACCTCTCCACGGCACATCTCTTCTGCAGGTATGGGGTTGGGACAATGCAGTGAGGAGAGACAACAGAAATGTGAGACCATGGCTCTAGTATCAGTGGGGGCAGAAAATCCACTTTGAGTTTTGTTCTAAACTTGAAACTGCTGTCCAAGTTGGTGGTCCTATTGACAGCACCTTGGCTAGATTGTTTAAAGTTTGGACCAAAGCACAGAACACATTGTCACCTCACTAAAGACCACTGGAGAACAGACAGAAAGATAAGAGGAGAATGAAGACATCATGCCAAACTGCATGGAATTCCAAGTAACTTCCTTATTTtctttaagaacaacaacaacaacaacccagtcaTTGGAGAGACAAGTGAAGAGCAGTGGGT
Encoded proteins:
- the CCN4 gene encoding CCN family member 4; the encoded protein is MRWLLPWILATLGILQAFPQNSATNVTTTMSPSSISSVTEAYTRTQYCKWPCECPKTDPLCPAGISLLTDGCECCKMCAKQIRENCTEADICDVHRGLYCDYSRDRPRYEIGVCAQIVGVGCVLNGIRYKNGESFQPNCKYNCTCINGAVGCIPLCTDFKPPLVWCPHPRQIKMTGQCCEQWVCDDTKKIRKTSPRHISSAVYEGEIESWQKNCILHTSSWSPCSKTCGLGISTRISNDNDQCRMMKESRLCNLRPCEEDIIKHIKPGKKCLAVYRRDEPMNYTLSGCTSETIYRPKYCGVCTDNRCCTPYKSKTIEVNFQCPDGTRFTRKIMWINACFCNLSCKNPNDIFADLAHYHDYSEIAN